The stretch of DNA GTGGAACGGGGACATCGGGGAATATGTGGGACTTTAACTTGCTTTCGCAAGGTGGGACCTTACCTGTCCATCTTTGGTATCTTCAATCAAGCGCGATTGTAGAAGATGCTGCAGATATTGCAGACATGTCTGCAGCGGTTCTAGTGTTAATCGTCTTAATAATTAGTTTAACGATGAGATTTCCACTCTGGTTGAGAGATTACAAAATGAGAAGTCGTATGAAATAGGCAGTAACACCTCATTACTCCATAAAAAAAGCTCCCTCTTAAGGCAGCTGGTTCTTCTTACTATGGATGACAACTTCACTTATGAAGAAGTAACCCATCTTTTGCGTCTAACTAAAGGATGGGTTATTTGTTTCGGGGTAAATGACAGAAATGACACGATTAATGCTGCAAATGTTACCGCAAACATCTTATCAAGACTAATCTTAAAAATTTAAGTTTCTCTAATTCTTCCTAACATCCTTCTTACGCTAACCTGCTGCGTTAGTTTAACAAGAGTTTATTAACAAATCTTGTGTAGCACTTTTTTTAAAAAAATAGTTCGGAAAATAAACTACTTAATATTTTTATTACTTTCTAATTGTTTTTGAATACCTGACCTATCAATCTGAATCCAATACTCTGCAATTTTTTCATTTTCTATTTTATATACAGCACTCGCAATTTCAATTACTGGCAGACCCGTTGGGGGAAAACCATCGATTTCTCCTACGTGTTTACCTACTTGTTTCCAACGTACATATACTTTATTTCCTTGTACTAAAAATTCTTGAATTTCTAAAGAAAAATTACCATATGCTTCAATCATTTCTCTTACGTGTTCAGCATAATCTTTAGGTGTCCTCAAAACTGTTTGTTCTACTTCAGATACAATTTGATGTGCCAATACTTGTTCTGCCATTAATTGATTTGAGTAATCAGGATTATTACCTGAACGTACTTCTTCAAAAAATTCTCTAACAATTTGTTCTGGTGTCATTTAAAAACCCCCTTGTTAATAAATTCAAAACTAATAATATCATAGGTGATTTTATTCTAACTATT from Paenisporosarcina sp. FSL H8-0542 encodes:
- a CDS encoding ester cyclase, coding for MTPEQIVREFFEEVRSGNNPDYSNQLMAEQVLAHQIVSEVEQTVLRTPKDYAEHVREMIEAYGNFSLEIQEFLVQGNKVYVRWKQVGKHVGEIDGFPPTGLPVIEIASAVYKIENEKIAEYWIQIDRSGIQKQLESNKNIK